A genomic segment from Magnetofaba australis IT-1 encodes:
- a CDS encoding sigma-54 interaction domain-containing protein yields MVKTLISWLGRTDLNARTQSERVGLGPIAQAVGARDFARLELLCDYPREEAEPYMEWLKAQHPVEIAPHFVTLTSPVHFGDIYESATRVVSDAIKNNRGHAELTFHLSPGTPAMAAVWIILAKTRFPAELIESSREHGVRTASVPFDISADFIPDLLRKPDEELERLTAGLPPEAPEFSSIIHRSPGMKRVIARARRVAPRSIPVLIEGESGTGKELLARAIHRASPRRDKPFVAVNCGAISPELVESELFGHEKGAFTGAAAARTGYFEAAHGGTLFLDEVGELPAPSQVKFLRAIQEGEIVRVGSTTPTPVDVRIIAATNRTLTEEVAQGRFREDLFYRLAVIVLLLPPLRERPGDLGPLVDHLLEQINRESETEPGFEHKKLSVNARNVLMKHDWPGNVRELQNTLRRAVVWSTGSTIRLEDVRDSLFPAPKGSQRDENILALDILQGIDLPGIIDRISRHYLEQALEKTAGNKTRAAELLGLASYQTLTNWMKKYGVKA; encoded by the coding sequence ATGGTGAAGACCCTGATCAGTTGGCTTGGCAGAACCGACCTGAACGCACGAACCCAATCGGAGCGTGTGGGGCTGGGCCCCATTGCCCAGGCGGTTGGTGCCCGTGACTTTGCCCGGTTGGAGCTGCTCTGCGATTATCCCCGGGAGGAAGCCGAGCCCTATATGGAATGGCTCAAGGCGCAACACCCCGTTGAAATCGCCCCCCACTTCGTCACACTTACCAGCCCGGTCCATTTCGGCGACATCTATGAGAGTGCCACCCGGGTGGTCTCCGACGCCATCAAAAACAACCGTGGCCATGCTGAACTGACTTTTCACCTGAGCCCCGGCACGCCAGCCATGGCGGCGGTGTGGATCATCCTGGCCAAAACCCGCTTCCCGGCGGAGCTGATCGAATCCTCCCGTGAGCATGGGGTGCGCACCGCTTCGGTGCCGTTTGACATCTCCGCTGACTTCATCCCCGACCTGCTGCGCAAGCCTGATGAGGAGCTGGAGCGCCTTACCGCCGGCCTGCCACCCGAAGCGCCGGAGTTTTCCAGCATAATCCATCGCAGCCCCGGCATGAAGCGGGTGATCGCCCGCGCCCGCCGCGTGGCTCCCCGGTCCATTCCCGTGCTGATCGAAGGCGAATCCGGCACCGGCAAGGAGCTGCTGGCCCGCGCCATTCACCGGGCCAGTCCCCGGCGGGACAAGCCGTTCGTGGCCGTCAACTGCGGGGCCATCTCTCCGGAATTGGTGGAGTCCGAACTCTTCGGTCACGAGAAAGGCGCGTTCACCGGAGCGGCTGCCGCTCGGACCGGATACTTCGAGGCGGCCCATGGCGGCACCCTGTTCCTGGACGAGGTAGGCGAACTGCCAGCGCCCTCCCAGGTCAAGTTTCTGCGCGCCATCCAGGAAGGTGAGATCGTCCGGGTGGGATCCACCACGCCCACCCCGGTGGATGTGCGCATCATCGCCGCCACCAATCGGACCCTCACCGAGGAGGTTGCCCAGGGACGGTTCCGGGAGGATCTGTTCTACCGGCTGGCGGTGATCGTCCTGCTCCTGCCCCCTCTGCGGGAACGCCCTGGGGATCTTGGCCCCCTGGTTGACCACCTGCTGGAGCAGATCAACCGGGAGAGCGAAACGGAGCCGGGGTTCGAGCATAAGAAACTTTCTGTGAACGCAAGAAACGTTCTCATGAAACACGACTGGCCGGGCAATGTGAGGGAGTTGCAGAACACCCTGCGCCGGGCCGTGGTCTGGTCCACCGGCTCCACCATCCGCCTGGAGGATGTGCGGGACTCCCTGTTCCCTGCGCCCAAGGGCAGCCAGCGCGACGAAAACATCCTCGCTCTCGATATTTTACAAGGCATTGACCTGCCAGGGATTATTGATCGCATCTCTCGCCATTACCTGGAGCAGGCCCTGGAGAAGACGGCGGGCAACAAGACCCGCGCCGCCGAACTCCTGGGACTGGCCAGCTACCAGACTTTGACCAACTGGATGAAAAAATATGGGGTGAAGGCATGA